From Pseudoxanthomonas sp. YR558, the proteins below share one genomic window:
- a CDS encoding SPFH domain-containing protein, whose protein sequence is MGLVQAVVGAVGGVLGDQWKDFYTVPDGLPATAALFAAVPRGTNAGRGSNTSGSNNIITNGSKIVVPEGYGLLLMQDGAITAFVAEPGGYEWRSDDINSKSIFAGDGIVSTFITQSWERFKFGGQPGSQQAAFFVSLKELPENRFGTQSEIYWDDGFLNTQVGAVTRGSYTLKIVDPILFVKNFVPAAYLQPGKVFDFTDLDNAAAGQLFNEVVGSLAPAFSLYTNDPSKGNRITKIQQDSLGFAQSLSAAVEQGYQWKSDRGLAIVKTAIVSIEYDANTRELLKTVQRADALAGSRGNSNLQASVAQGIQSAGETGGAAGLVGVGMASGMVGGLGALQQPATPAAPAAEDPVAKLQKAKQMLDLGLITQADYDALKAKALGL, encoded by the coding sequence AGGACTTCTACACGGTCCCGGATGGCCTGCCGGCGACGGCGGCGCTGTTCGCGGCGGTGCCGCGCGGCACCAATGCCGGGCGCGGCTCCAACACCAGCGGCTCGAACAACATCATCACCAACGGCTCGAAGATCGTCGTGCCCGAGGGCTACGGCCTGCTGCTGATGCAGGACGGCGCGATCACCGCGTTCGTCGCCGAGCCGGGCGGCTACGAGTGGCGTTCGGACGACATCAACTCGAAGTCGATCTTCGCCGGCGACGGCATCGTCTCGACCTTCATCACCCAGAGCTGGGAGCGCTTCAAGTTCGGCGGCCAGCCGGGCTCGCAGCAGGCGGCTTTCTTCGTCTCGCTGAAGGAACTGCCGGAGAACCGCTTCGGCACCCAGTCGGAGATCTACTGGGACGACGGCTTCCTCAACACCCAGGTCGGCGCGGTCACCCGCGGCTCGTACACGCTGAAGATCGTCGACCCGATCCTGTTCGTGAAGAATTTCGTGCCGGCCGCCTACCTGCAGCCGGGCAAGGTGTTCGACTTCACCGACCTGGACAACGCGGCCGCCGGCCAGCTGTTCAACGAAGTCGTCGGTTCGCTGGCGCCCGCTTTCAGCCTGTATACGAACGATCCGTCCAAGGGCAACCGCATCACCAAGATCCAGCAGGATTCGCTGGGCTTTGCGCAGAGCCTGTCGGCGGCGGTGGAACAGGGCTACCAGTGGAAGTCCGACCGCGGCCTGGCCATCGTCAAGACCGCCATCGTCTCCATCGAGTACGACGCCAACACCCGTGAACTGCTGAAGACCGTGCAGCGCGCCGATGCGCTGGCCGGTTCGCGCGGCAACTCCAACCTGCAGGCCAGCGTCGCGCAGGGCATCCAGTCCGCCGGCGAGACCGGCGGGGCCGCCGGCCTGGTCGGCGTGGGCATGGCCTCGGGCATGGTGGGTGGCCTCGGTGCCCTGCAGCAGCCGGCCACGCCGGCCGCACCTGCCGCCGAAGACCCGGTCGCCAAGCTGCAGAAGGCCAAGCAGATGCTCGACCTCGGCCTGATCA